The following are encoded together in the candidate division KSB1 bacterium genome:
- a CDS encoding cell wall-active antibiotics response protein, translated as MNDEKRFRLTPQLVLGLVLILLGLVFVLDNLGLIYRGDYLRYWPALVILFGLIKLAQSDGAAGRVGGVILIALGGLLLLRSLDLVYFNFWDFFWPVLFIAAGISMMMRAWTRYRRQDGNLDSDNYVHGLAIMGGFERTNNSQDFRGGELTAIMGGCKLDLRQAAMRGNEAVIDVLAWWGGIEIRVPETWSVTLKGLPIMGGFADSTLPPKSDTGKRLIIKGIAVMGGAEVKN; from the coding sequence ATGAACGATGAGAAGCGTTTTCGCCTGACTCCGCAGCTCGTGTTGGGGCTGGTGCTAATTTTGTTGGGCCTCGTCTTTGTGCTCGACAATCTCGGCCTCATCTACCGGGGCGATTACCTGCGCTATTGGCCGGCGCTGGTGATCCTCTTCGGGCTCATCAAGCTCGCGCAGAGTGACGGTGCTGCCGGCCGCGTGGGCGGCGTGATCCTGATCGCACTCGGCGGGCTGCTGCTGCTGCGCAGTCTGGACCTGGTGTATTTCAACTTTTGGGATTTCTTCTGGCCGGTCCTTTTTATCGCCGCCGGCATCAGCATGATGATGCGCGCATGGACACGTTACCGCCGCCAGGATGGCAACCTGGATTCCGACAACTACGTGCATGGCCTGGCCATCATGGGCGGCTTCGAACGCACCAATAATTCGCAGGATTTCCGCGGCGGCGAGCTGACCGCGATCATGGGCGGCTGCAAGCTCGACCTGCGCCAGGCGGCCATGCGCGGCAACGAAGCCGTCATCGACGTCTTGGCCTGGTGGGGGGGCATCGAGATTCGTGTGCCGGAAACCTGGAGCGTGACCCTCAAGGGCCTGCCGATCATGGGCGGTTTCGCGGACAGCACCCTGCCGCCCAAAAGCGACACCGGCAAGCGGCTGATCATCAAGGGCATCGCGGTGATGGGCGGCGCCGAAGTCAAGAATTGA
- a CDS encoding DUF5668 domain-containing protein, with amino-acid sequence MRQTSRWCWAPHLLLGGLLIALGVVVFLHNLGVIYLDALWDLWRWWPLLLVFLGLGKFFASGDFRERRNGYWLVVIGLWLLISFFHVFGLSFGESWPLLLVAAGISAIWQSRDDTRARMKAEGEQT; translated from the coding sequence ATGAGACAAACCTCGCGCTGGTGCTGGGCGCCGCATCTTCTCCTCGGCGGGCTGTTGATTGCCCTGGGTGTGGTCGTTTTCTTGCACAATCTCGGCGTGATTTATCTGGACGCACTCTGGGATTTGTGGCGGTGGTGGCCCCTGCTGTTGGTGTTCCTGGGGCTTGGCAAGTTCTTCGCGTCCGGCGACTTTCGTGAACGCCGCAACGGCTACTGGCTGGTGGTGATCGGCCTTTGGCTGTTGATTTCGTTTTTTCACGTGTTCGGTTTGAGTTTCGGCGAATCCTGGCCGCTGCTGCTGGTGGCTGCCGGCATCAGTGCCATCTGGCAGTCGCGGGATGATACGCGCGCCAGAATGAAGGCAGAAGGAGAACAAACATGA
- the ftsH gene encoding ATP-dependent zinc metalloprotease FtsH, whose product METKKTRSRPRVWLLLLALAALLTFVLPQLPGGSAARQLSYSEFKSLLRQKKITRCTIAPDRITGFLRADSTAAAEAPGFLVKFLHREAARPGETAFVTIPIDDPDLIKELEAAGVVYAGKPGDSWWQDMLLMFAATLLFLILIFFVMSLLSRRFNPQRGVMTIGQNKARVYVEGNTKVTFKDVAGIDEAVEEVREVVEFLRQPDKFIALGGRIPKGVLLLGPPGTGKTLLARAVAGEAGVPFYQLSGSEFVELFVGVGAARVRDLFRQAQRHKAAIIFIDELDAIGKARGASPFNSHDEREHTLNQLLVEMDGFDANNRVIIMAATNRPEILDLALLRPGRFDRQIVVDRPSLAGREAILRVHGNKVRLARDVDLRVIASRTPGFVGADLANVINEAALLAARANKRQIDMHDLEEAIDRVLAGLEKKSRVLNKREKEIVAYHEAGHALVAASVEGVDPVHRVSIIPRGVAALGHTLQLPTEDRYLMTRTELLGRLKVLLGGRVAEEIVFKEISTGAQNDLERATAIARSMVTEYGMSHRLGPLFYGHDKRHLFPGGESFGKPYSEKVAGQIDEEVRNIVDKAYHEVERLLWRKRRQLARLATLLLEKEMVEGEELQEVLQGRNKPAAGPLTAGNQENGKPPA is encoded by the coding sequence ATGGAAACGAAGAAAACCCGTTCACGACCGCGCGTGTGGCTTTTGCTGCTGGCGCTGGCCGCGCTTCTCACCTTTGTCCTGCCGCAGCTTCCGGGCGGGTCAGCTGCCCGACAACTCTCTTACAGTGAATTCAAAAGCCTGCTGCGACAGAAAAAGATCACCCGCTGCACCATCGCGCCGGACAGGATCACCGGTTTCCTGCGCGCCGATTCCACTGCCGCGGCCGAAGCCCCCGGCTTCCTGGTGAAATTCTTGCATCGGGAGGCCGCCCGGCCCGGTGAAACCGCCTTTGTTACGATACCGATCGATGATCCGGACCTGATCAAAGAGCTCGAGGCTGCGGGCGTGGTTTATGCCGGAAAGCCCGGCGACAGTTGGTGGCAGGATATGCTGCTCATGTTCGCCGCCACCCTGCTGTTTCTCATTCTCATTTTCTTCGTGATGAGCCTGCTCTCGCGCCGCTTCAACCCCCAGCGCGGTGTGATGACGATCGGGCAAAACAAGGCCAGGGTCTATGTCGAAGGCAACACCAAAGTCACTTTCAAAGACGTGGCCGGCATCGATGAGGCAGTGGAGGAAGTGCGCGAGGTCGTGGAGTTTTTGCGGCAGCCGGACAAGTTCATTGCGCTTGGCGGCCGCATTCCCAAAGGCGTGCTGCTGCTCGGGCCGCCGGGCACGGGCAAAACCCTGCTGGCGCGCGCGGTGGCGGGCGAGGCCGGCGTGCCATTCTATCAGCTCAGCGGCTCGGAATTCGTCGAACTGTTCGTGGGGGTGGGCGCAGCGCGCGTGCGCGATCTCTTCCGGCAGGCGCAGCGTCACAAGGCCGCCATCATCTTCATCGACGAACTGGATGCCATCGGCAAGGCACGCGGCGCCAGCCCGTTCAACAGCCACGATGAGCGCGAACACACGCTCAATCAACTGTTGGTGGAGATGGACGGCTTCGATGCCAACAATCGCGTGATCATCATGGCCGCCACCAACCGTCCGGAGATTTTGGACCTGGCGTTGCTGCGGCCCGGCCGCTTCGACCGCCAAATCGTGGTGGACCGGCCCAGCCTTGCCGGCCGGGAGGCCATCCTGCGCGTGCACGGCAACAAAGTCCGGCTCGCCCGGGACGTGGACTTGCGTGTGATCGCCTCGCGCACGCCCGGCTTCGTGGGCGCGGATCTCGCCAATGTCATCAACGAGGCGGCGCTGCTGGCGGCGCGCGCCAACAAGCGCCAGATTGACATGCACGATCTCGAAGAAGCGATTGATCGCGTCCTTGCCGGCCTGGAAAAGAAGAGCCGTGTGCTCAACAAGCGCGAAAAGGAAATCGTGGCCTACCACGAAGCCGGTCACGCCCTGGTGGCTGCCAGTGTCGAAGGTGTCGATCCGGTGCATCGCGTCAGCATCATTCCGCGCGGCGTGGCGGCGCTTGGCCACACACTCCAGCTTCCCACGGAAGATCGCTATCTCATGACCCGCACGGAGTTGCTGGGCCGGCTCAAGGTGTTGCTCGGCGGCCGGGTGGCGGAAGAAATCGTCTTCAAGGAAATTTCCACCGGTGCGCAAAATGACCTCGAACGCGCCACCGCCATCGCGCGCAGCATGGTCACCGAATATGGCATGAGCCACCGGTTGGGACCCCTGTTCTACGGCCATGACAAGCGCCATCTTTTTCCCGGCGGCGAGTCCTTCGGCAAACCCTATAGCGAAAAGGTCGCCGGCCAGATCGACGAAGAGGTGCGCAACATTGTCGACAAGGCCTATCATGAAGTCGAGCGTCTGCTCTGGCGCAAACGCCGCCAGCTCGCACGTCTTGCCACCCTGCTGCTCGAAAAGGAAATGGTGGAAGGCGAAGAGCTGCAGGAGGTGCTGCAGGGCAGGAACAAGCCGGCTGCCGGGCCCCTCACTGCCGGCAATCAAGAGAATGGCAAACCACCGGCCTGA